From Chryseobacterium sp. H1D6B, a single genomic window includes:
- a CDS encoding NTF2 fold immunity protein has translation MRYYIFILLVSLFGCENRVPNKSGDYTTDKEIALNLAEKKWKEVYGKSSINKQKPFATEKKNDSIWIVHGTFPKPTIGGVAYAEVNVKTKKVIKYTHGE, from the coding sequence ATGAGATATTATATTTTTATATTACTTGTTTCACTCTTTGGTTGTGAAAACAGAGTACCTAATAAAAGTGGTGATTATACTACAGATAAAGAAATTGCTCTTAACTTAGCAGAAAAGAAATGGAAAGAAGTTTACGGGAAATCATCTATAAATAAACAAAAACCATTTGCTACAGAAAAGAAAAACGATAGTATTTGGATAGTTCACGGCACATTTCCTAAGCCAACAATAGGTGGTGTTGCTTATGCTGAAGTGAATGTAAAGACAAAGAAAGTGATTAAATATACTCACGGAGAATAA
- a CDS encoding DUF4407 domain-containing protein, producing MKSNQQTINQVNHSMNWFQKFLMVCSGGNIHMLRKAPSEWNKFAGIGGIVLFTAIFATLSAGYAMYTVFDNLWTSAGFGILWGLMIFNLDRYIVSSIKKTGTWWNQILMAVPRLVLATFLGIIISKPLELKIFEKEVNKQLNTIIQRNKKQLQGEMSGRILQQSGPFETEKKQISDKAAQYQKSYDSASVELEKEILGKQSGLTSGKVGFGSNAKRKQELKEQRRQDLENYQKQAAPRLDYLDKEISKVYTNLETERKSTETFEDKFNGFAARLQALDELGKNSAIIGLAASFIMGLFICLEISPVLVKLISAVGPYDYLLEKTENDFRLYAKEKIEKGNALTDFRIEDFKDNLNK from the coding sequence ATGAAAAGTAACCAACAAACTATAAATCAGGTGAATCATTCTATGAATTGGTTCCAAAAGTTTCTGATGGTATGCTCCGGAGGAAACATTCATATGTTAAGAAAAGCACCCAGTGAATGGAATAAATTTGCGGGTATAGGAGGTATTGTTCTATTCACAGCTATCTTTGCAACACTTTCAGCAGGCTACGCCATGTATACTGTATTTGATAATCTCTGGACATCAGCCGGTTTTGGGATCTTATGGGGTTTAATGATCTTTAATCTAGACAGATATATTGTATCCTCAATTAAAAAAACAGGAACTTGGTGGAATCAAATTTTAATGGCTGTTCCCCGTTTAGTTTTAGCAACATTTTTAGGAATTATTATTTCAAAACCTTTAGAACTTAAAATTTTTGAAAAAGAGGTCAATAAGCAGCTGAATACAATTATTCAACGAAACAAAAAACAGCTTCAAGGAGAAATGAGCGGCAGGATTCTGCAGCAGAGCGGTCCGTTTGAAACAGAGAAAAAACAAATTTCGGATAAAGCTGCCCAATATCAAAAGTCTTATGATTCTGCTTCTGTAGAACTTGAGAAAGAAATTCTAGGAAAACAATCTGGTCTAACGAGCGGAAAAGTAGGTTTCGGATCGAATGCTAAGCGCAAGCAGGAGCTTAAAGAGCAAAGAAGACAGGACTTAGAAAATTACCAGAAGCAGGCTGCACCAAGACTTGATTATTTAGATAAAGAAATTTCAAAAGTGTATACTAATCTTGAAACAGAGAGAAAGTCTACTGAAACTTTTGAAGATAAATTCAATGGATTTGCAGCAAGATTGCAAGCGCTTGACGAGCTGGGAAAAAATTCCGCTATTATCGGGCTGGCTGCTTCTTTCATCATGGGATTATTCATCTGTCTGGAAATTTCTCCGGTTTTGGTTAAATTAATTTCAGCAGTAGGTCCTTACGATTATCTTTTAGAAAAAACTGAGAATGATTTCCGATTATATGCCAAAGAAAAAATTGAAAAAGGAAATGCCTTAACTGATTTTCGGATTGAAGATTTTAAAGACAATTTAAACAAATAA
- a CDS encoding RHS repeat-associated core domain-containing protein yields the protein MSYSNNGSGAKVLEENNYYPFGLKHEGYNVLNGNPSYKYQYNGKELQETGMYDYGWRQYMPDIGRWMQLDPLVEDTEDPYAYVYNNPISLTDPDGRAPDDGGDDDCCNEFFTGVKEGFVGTFKGIGNFIAHPIDGTKNAVNNYTWSDYGDSVANSMTFGIYGTAKTAGALIQGDSKTAGEITGEKAAEVIVVAATDGLGRGIKAIKPTTLYRGVNEGHAGYSEALQGKATPKGGKATPAEHNAGNTDSKYTSWTKNKEVAKNYSLRPNGD from the coding sequence GTGAGCTATTCTAATAACGGCTCCGGAGCAAAAGTTCTTGAAGAAAATAACTATTACCCTTTCGGGTTAAAGCATGAAGGATATAATGTCCTGAACGGAAACCCTTCTTATAAATACCAGTATAACGGTAAGGAGTTGCAGGAGACGGGAATGTATGATTATGGCTGGAGGCAATATATGCCTGATATTGGTCGTTGGATGCAATTAGACCCGTTAGTTGAAGATACAGAAGATCCTTATGCCTATGTTTATAATAATCCGATAAGTCTAACGGATCCTGATGGAAGAGCACCGGATGATGGTGGAGATGATGATTGTTGTAATGAATTTTTTACTGGGGTAAAAGAAGGTTTTGTTGGAACATTCAAAGGAATTGGAAATTTCATAGCCCATCCTATTGATGGAACAAAAAATGCAGTTAACAATTACACTTGGAGTGATTATGGAGATAGTGTAGCTAATTCTATGACATTTGGTATTTATGGAACGGCTAAAACAGCAGGAGCACTGATACAAGGAGATTCTAAAACAGCAGGGGAAATAACAGGGGAAAAAGCAGCAGAAGTTATTGTTGTTGCAGCTACAGATGGACTGGGAAGAGGTATTAAGGCTATAAAACCAACAACATTGTATAGGGGAGTTAACGAAGGGCACGCAGGTTATTCAGAAGCTTTGCAAGGTAAAGCAACTCCTAAAGGAGGTAAAGCAACCCCTGCTGAACATAATGCTGGAAATACAGATAGTAAATACACTTCATGGACAAAAAATAAGGAAGTTGCAAAAAATTATTCTTTGAGACCAAATGGAGATTGA
- a CDS encoding DUF6443 domain-containing protein, whose protein sequence is MKKIIIPVFMLASSASAYAQQTSTENYVYSKTYLSDPSLSNPRTAETVQYMDGLGRPKQIVNVKASPLGRDVVTQIEYDAFGRQTKDYLPVPQSGTLNGQIVPNPLGSASSVYGSEKIYAEKIVENSPLDRIQQQIQVGNDWSTKPVKFDYDANTAADYVKKYQTNTAWDAANNMMVTSVQLLQYFGPSQLYKNTVTDEDGNKTIEFKNGKGQTVLVRKVISAAENADTYYVYNEYDLLAYVIPPLASAPAVESDTVEKLYYQYRYDGRKRLVEKKLPGKGWEYMVYDKADRLVMTQDAVMKPSGKWIFTKYDKFSRIVYTGTTDIGAWFSRSQVQTSVDYYIGQGQPSVEGRNQTGFANSGMTVYYDNTVYPTAIDKVLTVNYYDTYPQGTPAVPAQVLGQNILPQDAQSSSISTKSLPTASYVKNIEDDNWTKNYTWYDTKGRAVGGHSINHLGGYTKTESELDFAGVPQKTNTYHLRRQGETGITVREHFVYDSQNRLLQHYHQVDSKPEELLAQNSYNELSQLKNKKVGNNLQSIDYDYNIRGWMTDINKNQMPLADLGGKLFSYKIKYTQKEGIENPDPAQFAGKNVKGKYNGNIAEVDWKTVETLGVNPSAAPKRYGYAYDNLNRLTAGYYQNPSNPYSKENTESLTYDLNGNITNLYRTSVVENLSTTATVIDNLGYIYGTGGNQITNINDTSSNPTGYEGGGTTISYDLNGSMKSMPDKNIKIITYNFLNLPSRIEYGNGILGIDYKYRADGTKLQKSSPKSECGIINCYTVTDVTDYLDGFQYLKSTISNNGGGSEEMLSLSAESARAMEIQAFSIEERNVVPPPVIKTLELQFFPTSEGFYDYIKDQYIYQYKDHLGNVRISFTKNDAGVLQITDTDDYYPFGMNHLKTGNAFFGQNTYKNYKYNGKELQETGMYDYGARFYMPDIGRFGTIDPRSQYTHEAYSYVWNNPIFFNDPTGMTGEAFAHCPTCPNTAEFKPYIDNPNEVYVYNPETNTATLKVTPIQEVTLTGKAKSSDSGPGSLALSALLVSQADSPAPGPADVVAVGMLIGAGVWWTYNQFTQPSYTTIADPGAGYRNLKTEDTAEDDTDVNGQNVPQDSTSVNRKGGGKNGQHANLKAKQSAGEKYEEAKSKLDSISRKPNKTKEDNKLKTQLEKQVKHWKAKAQETGENHSRNAKGNR, encoded by the coding sequence ATGAAAAAGATAATTATTCCCGTATTCATGCTGGCGTCATCAGCCTCAGCTTATGCCCAGCAGACCAGTACAGAAAACTATGTATATTCAAAAACCTATTTATCAGACCCGTCTCTTTCCAACCCCAGAACGGCAGAAACCGTTCAGTATATGGACGGGCTCGGAAGACCCAAGCAGATTGTGAATGTAAAAGCCTCGCCTCTAGGAAGAGATGTGGTAACGCAGATTGAATACGATGCATTCGGAAGGCAGACCAAAGATTATCTTCCTGTTCCGCAGTCCGGTACTCTTAACGGGCAGATTGTTCCTAATCCGCTGGGGAGTGCTTCATCAGTTTACGGCTCAGAAAAGATCTATGCAGAAAAAATAGTAGAAAATTCTCCGCTCGACAGAATCCAGCAGCAGATCCAGGTTGGAAATGACTGGAGTACAAAACCAGTGAAATTTGACTATGATGCAAATACCGCGGCAGATTATGTGAAAAAATACCAGACAAATACGGCTTGGGATGCTGCCAACAATATGATGGTAACTTCTGTCCAGCTCCTGCAGTATTTTGGGCCTTCACAGTTATATAAAAACACCGTTACAGACGAAGACGGAAATAAAACCATAGAATTCAAAAACGGAAAGGGACAGACTGTTTTAGTCAGAAAAGTAATTTCAGCGGCAGAAAATGCAGATACCTATTACGTTTATAATGAATATGATCTGCTGGCTTATGTAATTCCTCCGTTAGCTTCAGCACCGGCAGTAGAATCTGATACAGTAGAAAAGCTTTATTACCAGTACCGCTATGACGGGAGAAAAAGATTAGTAGAAAAGAAACTTCCCGGGAAAGGATGGGAATATATGGTGTATGATAAAGCTGACAGGCTGGTCATGACCCAGGATGCTGTCATGAAACCTTCAGGAAAATGGATTTTCACCAAATATGATAAATTTTCACGAATTGTTTATACCGGCACTACAGATATCGGTGCCTGGTTCAGCAGATCACAGGTGCAGACAAGTGTTGATTATTACATAGGCCAGGGCCAGCCCTCTGTGGAAGGAAGAAACCAGACCGGATTTGCCAACAGCGGTATGACTGTATATTATGACAACACTGTATATCCCACAGCAATAGATAAGGTTCTTACAGTTAATTATTATGACACCTATCCGCAGGGCACACCTGCAGTGCCTGCACAGGTTTTAGGACAGAACATACTGCCTCAGGATGCCCAGAGCTCCAGTATCAGCACCAAAAGTCTTCCTACAGCTTCTTATGTGAAAAATATTGAGGATGATAACTGGACTAAGAACTACACCTGGTATGATACCAAGGGAAGAGCTGTCGGGGGGCACTCTATCAACCACCTGGGAGGATACACCAAAACTGAATCTGAACTGGATTTTGCAGGAGTTCCGCAAAAAACAAATACATATCACCTGAGAAGACAGGGTGAAACGGGCATAACGGTAAGAGAACATTTTGTATATGATTCTCAAAACAGGCTTTTACAGCACTATCATCAAGTTGACAGCAAACCAGAAGAACTGCTGGCGCAGAATTCGTACAATGAACTTTCACAGCTGAAGAACAAAAAAGTAGGAAATAACCTGCAGAGCATTGATTATGATTACAATATCAGGGGATGGATGACGGATATTAATAAAAATCAGATGCCGCTTGCTGATCTGGGAGGGAAGCTGTTTTCTTATAAGATAAAATACACTCAAAAAGAAGGAATTGAAAACCCTGACCCGGCCCAGTTTGCAGGAAAGAATGTAAAGGGTAAGTACAATGGGAATATTGCAGAAGTAGATTGGAAAACTGTTGAAACATTGGGCGTAAATCCCTCTGCAGCACCAAAAAGATACGGTTATGCCTATGATAATCTGAACAGATTAACAGCTGGATACTATCAAAACCCCAGCAATCCGTACAGCAAAGAAAATACAGAATCTTTAACCTATGATTTGAACGGAAACATTACAAATCTTTACAGAACTTCTGTTGTTGAAAATCTGAGCACAACAGCTACAGTAATTGATAATTTAGGATATATTTATGGTACTGGTGGAAATCAGATAACAAATATTAATGACACATCCAGCAACCCGACAGGATATGAAGGAGGAGGAACTACTATCAGCTACGATCTGAACGGAAGCATGAAAAGTATGCCTGATAAAAATATTAAGATCATTACATATAATTTTCTTAATCTTCCCAGCCGGATAGAATATGGAAATGGAATTTTAGGTATCGACTACAAATACAGAGCAGACGGGACTAAACTTCAGAAATCAAGTCCGAAATCTGAATGCGGTATTATAAACTGCTATACGGTAACAGATGTCACAGACTATCTTGACGGGTTTCAATACCTGAAAAGTACTATTTCTAATAACGGAGGAGGAAGTGAAGAGATGCTTTCCTTATCCGCAGAATCTGCAAGAGCTATGGAAATACAGGCTTTTTCTATAGAAGAGCGAAATGTGGTTCCTCCTCCTGTTATTAAAACTCTAGAATTACAGTTCTTTCCAACATCAGAAGGATTTTATGATTACATAAAAGATCAGTATATTTACCAGTATAAAGATCATCTAGGAAATGTAAGAATAAGTTTTACAAAAAATGATGCAGGAGTGCTTCAAATTACAGATACAGATGATTACTATCCATTTGGAATGAATCATTTGAAAACAGGAAATGCTTTCTTTGGACAGAATACTTATAAAAATTATAAGTATAACGGAAAAGAACTTCAGGAGACCGGAATGTATGATTATGGAGCAAGATTTTATATGCCGGATATTGGTCGGTTTGGAACCATAGATCCGAGAAGTCAATATACACACGAAGCTTACAGTTACGTTTGGAATAATCCAATTTTCTTTAATGATCCAACGGGTATGACGGGAGAAGCGTTTGCACATTGTCCTACCTGTCCAAACACAGCAGAGTTTAAACCGTATATTGATAATCCAAACGAAGTGTATGTTTATAACCCTGAAACAAACACTGCTACTTTAAAAGTAACACCAATTCAAGAAGTTACTCTTACTGGAAAAGCTAAAAGCAGTGATTCTGGACCAGGTAGTTTAGCATTATCGGCTTTGTTGGTTTCACAGGCTGATTCGCCGGCTCCTGGTCCTGCGGATGTAGTTGCTGTAGGAATGTTAATTGGAGCTGGAGTTTGGTGGACATATAATCAATTTACTCAACCATCTTATACTACTATTGCAGATCCCGGTGCAGGTTATAGAAATTTAAAAACCGAGGATACGGCTGAAGATGATACTGATGTAAATGGTCAAAATGTACCACAAGATTCCACTTCTGTTAATAGAAAAGGAGGTGGGAAAAATGGGCAACATGCAAATCTTAAAGCCAAGCAAAGTGCAGGAGAAAAATATGAGGAAGCTAAAAGTAAATTAGATTCTATATCCAGAAAACCTAATAAAACAAAGGAAGACAACAAATTGAAAACTCAATTGGAAAAGCAGGTAAAACACTGGAAAGCAAAAGCACAGGAAACGGGCGAAAATCATAGTAGAAATGCAAAAGGAAATAGATAA
- a CDS encoding DUF4329 domain-containing protein gives MDARELEGLEPYVLFNTRENAAANFGQQYNGKSIINKREYAALIYSVQVEGKRYFAYNKPEKGEAHGVPQGVSGKAPKGASPVAWIHAHGNDDYGSAGNYNDQNFSGEDGDKSYSRALGLDAFLVTPDGSLKYYDLSSDTERTLRTDMPSDPNNETPRKNNIDPTLNPNPSSGDYRPKPKPFPNLEPIPVDRPKSILDGGLKSIEDRNKREQSPLINQTKLPYHQ, from the coding sequence ATTGACGCAAGAGAATTAGAAGGTCTAGAACCTTATGTTTTATTTAATACAAGAGAAAATGCCGCTGCAAATTTTGGTCAACAATATAATGGAAAATCCATTATTAATAAACGTGAATATGCCGCATTGATTTACTCAGTTCAGGTAGAAGGTAAAAGATATTTTGCATATAACAAACCCGAAAAAGGTGAAGCTCATGGAGTACCACAAGGCGTTAGTGGAAAAGCTCCAAAAGGAGCAAGCCCAGTAGCTTGGATTCATGCTCATGGTAATGATGATTATGGTAGTGCAGGAAACTATAATGATCAAAATTTTTCTGGCGAGGATGGAGATAAAAGTTATTCAAGAGCTTTAGGTTTAGATGCTTTTCTTGTTACACCTGATGGTTCACTAAAATACTATGACCTCAGTTCTGATACGGAAAGAACATTAAGGACTGATATGCCGAGTGATCCAAATAATGAAACTCCGAGAAAAAATAATATAGATCCAACATTAAATCCCAATCCTTCTTCTGGAGACTACAGACCAAAACCTAAGCCTTTTCCTAATTTAGAACCTATTCCTGTTGATCGTCCTAAATCTATTTTAGATGGTGGTTTAAAATCAATAGAGGATAGAAATAAAAGAGAACAGAGTCCATTAATAAATCAAACAAAATTGCCTTATCATCAATAA
- a CDS encoding T9SS type A sorting domain-containing protein, which produces MKKFYMSVLAVCTCFSVSAQEVVWQKDIKSNTQDFLSRVVTTIDQQYLIAGSSIQASKLTSGNKQNNGYDYHLVKLDQKGEQVWEKYFSGQNHDFLSAAVSTQEGGFLLAGTSYSGKGLDKKEDSKGGSDIWLVKINEFGDEIWQKTLGTSSDEEARAVIQTADLGYFVAGNVQNVLKGYGSKDVTVTKLDKNGKVLSEIVLGGKGLDEAEKMIPTKDGGALLGIYSRSSAGGTKKTENYGEGDYWIVKLNKEGKVEWEKNFGGKADDHLRTLALTSNGYIVGGESRSERSGNKTAGIEEGTDLWLISLNERGDELWQKSYNFKNRDVLMGMSVLHSSDDKTSKGILLGGYTQAEGRIENDDETFWMLYLNQDGKEEWRKYVKGESRKKEERLSDLMLNRDGSIILAGTSAEELGKENWKIVKLGDRQVDQLIEKQDIKIYPNPVSDYAYVEIGFEFKEADITMYDMGGRQLQNFKTKNKVTKINTQNLVQGAYLVSIKTDTNKSANAKIIKK; this is translated from the coding sequence ATGAAAAAATTCTACATGAGCGTACTGGCTGTGTGTACATGCTTCAGTGTGTCTGCGCAGGAAGTAGTCTGGCAGAAGGACATCAAATCCAATACCCAGGATTTCTTAAGCCGGGTGGTTACCACCATCGACCAGCAGTATTTAATTGCAGGAAGCTCGATTCAGGCTTCGAAATTAACATCAGGAAATAAACAGAATAACGGCTACGATTATCATCTTGTAAAACTTGACCAGAAGGGAGAACAGGTCTGGGAAAAGTATTTCTCAGGACAGAACCATGATTTTTTGTCAGCTGCAGTTTCAACGCAGGAGGGAGGATTTCTTCTGGCAGGAACTTCGTATTCAGGGAAAGGGCTTGATAAAAAAGAAGATTCAAAAGGAGGATCAGATATCTGGCTGGTAAAAATCAATGAATTCGGGGATGAGATCTGGCAGAAAACACTGGGAACTTCTTCTGACGAGGAAGCCAGAGCAGTGATACAGACTGCAGATTTAGGATACTTTGTGGCAGGAAATGTACAGAATGTATTGAAAGGTTACGGTTCAAAAGACGTTACGGTCACAAAACTTGACAAAAACGGAAAGGTTCTTTCTGAAATAGTATTGGGAGGAAAAGGCCTTGATGAAGCAGAAAAAATGATTCCTACAAAAGACGGGGGTGCTTTACTGGGCATTTATTCCAGAAGCAGTGCCGGCGGAACCAAGAAAACGGAAAACTACGGCGAAGGAGACTACTGGATCGTAAAACTCAATAAAGAAGGGAAAGTAGAATGGGAGAAGAATTTCGGAGGAAAGGCTGACGACCATTTAAGAACGTTAGCATTAACGAGTAACGGATATATTGTCGGAGGAGAATCCAGATCGGAAAGATCAGGAAATAAAACTGCAGGAATCGAAGAGGGAACTGACTTGTGGCTGATTTCTTTAAATGAAAGAGGGGACGAGTTATGGCAGAAATCCTACAATTTCAAGAACAGAGATGTCCTTATGGGGATGAGCGTGCTGCATTCCTCAGATGATAAAACTTCAAAAGGAATTTTACTGGGAGGCTACACGCAGGCAGAAGGAAGGATTGAAAATGACGACGAGACTTTCTGGATGCTTTATTTAAACCAGGACGGAAAAGAAGAGTGGAGAAAATATGTAAAAGGAGAATCGAGAAAGAAGGAGGAAAGACTTTCAGACCTTATGCTGAACAGAGACGGATCAATTATACTGGCAGGAACAAGTGCAGAGGAATTAGGAAAGGAGAATTGGAAGATCGTGAAGTTAGGAGACAGGCAGGTTGACCAGCTGATCGAGAAACAGGACATCAAGATCTACCCGAATCCTGTATCAGATTATGCTTATGTAGAAATAGGTTTTGAATTTAAGGAGGCTGATATTACAATGTACGATATGGGAGGAAGACAGCTTCAGAATTTTAAGACCAAGAATAAAGTGACTAAGATCAACACGCAGAATCTGGTTCAGGGGGCTTATCTGGTAAGCATTAAAACGGATACGAATAAATCTGCGAATGCTAAAATCATTAAGAAATAA
- a CDS encoding IS3 family transposase produces the protein MEELRQDYNLAVLLNCSGMAKSSFYYYLSGGKAEDKYGKIKSLIQLIYQKHKGRFGYRRITLELKRQGVIINHKTVLRLMKDLGLKSLIRVKKYKSYRGEQGKIAPNILERNFKTSHPNQKWVTDITEFNIAGNKLYLSPIIDLFNGEVISYELSERPVFAQIINMLKKSFRKIKNLQNLILHSDQGWQYQMKAYQNILKQKGIIQSMSRKGNCLDNAVIENFFGTLKSEMFYLKKFRSIQELKEEIHQYINYYNNDRIRLNLKGKSPIEYRTLYYQKII, from the coding sequence ATCGAAGAGTTAAGGCAAGACTACAACTTAGCAGTATTGCTGAATTGTTCAGGTATGGCAAAAAGTAGTTTTTATTATTATCTTTCTGGTGGTAAGGCAGAAGATAAATATGGTAAGATTAAAAGTTTAATACAATTAATTTATCAGAAGCATAAAGGAAGATTTGGATATAGAAGAATAACACTTGAACTAAAAAGACAGGGTGTCATTATCAATCATAAGACAGTTTTAAGATTAATGAAAGACTTGGGATTAAAAAGCTTAATTCGGGTGAAAAAATATAAATCTTATCGTGGGGAGCAGGGCAAAATAGCACCCAATATTCTTGAAAGGAACTTTAAGACGAGTCATCCAAACCAAAAATGGGTTACTGATATTACAGAATTCAACATTGCTGGGAATAAGCTATATCTGTCTCCTATCATCGACTTATTTAACGGAGAGGTGATAAGCTATGAGCTTTCAGAAAGACCTGTCTTTGCACAAATTATTAATATGCTGAAAAAGAGTTTTAGGAAAATAAAGAATTTACAGAACCTGATTCTACATTCAGACCAAGGATGGCAGTATCAAATGAAGGCTTATCAAAATATTTTAAAACAAAAAGGAATTATCCAAAGTATGTCCAGAAAAGGAAATTGCCTGGATAATGCCGTAATAGAGAATTTCTTTGGAACACTAAAATCCGAAATGTTTTATCTGAAGAAATTTAGGTCAATACAGGAATTAAAAGAAGAAATCCATCAATATATTAACTATTATAATAATGACAGAATAAGACTTAATTTAAAAGGAAAGAGTCCGATTGAATATCGAACTCTTTATTATCAAAAGATTATTTAA
- a CDS encoding helix-turn-helix domain-containing protein: MGRSKYSLEFKVACVDKILQYNHSISSLSNELGVNKSLLKQWVKYYVQYGFKGLVRTNNRIYDVKFKLKVLQSISRNSLSVKQACLKFNIGAESSVLNWQNAYEKSGILGLENKPRGRPKIMSTNKDRKKKSDKFLTREQELLLENERLRAEIAYLKKLDALTLASKKQKPSKS, from the coding sequence ATGGGAAGATCAAAATATAGTTTAGAATTTAAAGTTGCTTGTGTTGATAAGATTTTACAATACAATCATTCTATTTCATCACTTTCTAATGAATTAGGAGTTAATAAGTCGTTGTTGAAACAATGGGTTAAATACTATGTTCAATATGGATTTAAGGGGCTTGTTCGTACCAATAATAGAATTTACGATGTCAAGTTTAAGCTGAAAGTTCTACAATCCATATCAAGGAACTCTCTTTCTGTTAAACAGGCATGTTTAAAGTTTAATATAGGTGCGGAATCCAGTGTTTTAAATTGGCAGAATGCATATGAAAAAAGTGGTATTTTAGGGTTAGAAAATAAACCTAGAGGAAGACCTAAAATAATGAGCACCAATAAAGATCGAAAAAAGAAATCAGATAAATTTTTAACAAGAGAGCAAGAACTTTTACTTGAAAATGAAAGATTACGTGCTGAGATTGCTTATCTAAAAAAGTTAGACGCCTTAACACTAGCCAGCAAAAAGCAAAAGCCATCGAAGAGTTAA